Proteins from a single region of Anaerolineae bacterium:
- the gyrA gene encoding DNA gyrase subunit A has protein sequence MDIGTVRPVNINEEMRGSYLDYAMSVIIARALPDARDGLKPVHRRILYAMYDMGLGPGTKYRKSARIVGDVLGKYHPHGDAAVYDAMARMAQDFSMRYVLVDGQGNFGSVDGDSPAAMRYTEARLAPIAAELLQDIDMNTVDFVDNFDGTVQEPTVLPAKLPNLLLNGASGIAVGMATNIPPHNLRELAAAIVYLIDHYDQYEDISVDELLQFLPGPDFPTGALIVGGEGLKQAYATGRGRIIMRAAATIEEMRGGRYRIVITEIPYQISKTTLIERIAEMARAGRLDMITDLRDESDRRGLRIVIELRRDAQPRKVLNRLYKYTALQSTFGVQMLALVDGEPRLINLKRALQIYIEHRREVIRRRSEFELERARARAHILEGLLKALASLDDIIETIRRADDADNALQALMNRFSLTELQSRAILDMQLRRLAALERQKIEDEYRQVRERITYLEDLLQSPHKMLGLIKEDVIALAEKYGDDRRTHIVHGIGTDFEESDLIADEEVLISLTHQGYIKRVPAAAYRRQTRGGKGASGMATREEDVLVHLLAAGSLDNILFFTDRGKVYSEKAYEIPGTDRAGRGTLVQAVLSLEPGERITAMAAVPSFEERGYFTMCTRYGRVKRVRLQDFAAVRSNGLIAMSLIGDDTLGWVRMSTGDQDVIIVTEDGMAIRFPEREVRVMGRPASGVNGIRLREGDRVAGMDVIEAGDSDLLIVTQQAFGKRTGLEEYHPQGRFGYGVRTLARNQRTGPIVDARAINAEDDIALITTGGMTLRASLDSIRRTGRMTQGVHLMDLRDGDTVASIAIVEKRRQTKRDAENRLPDSLAATLDEQDESDEADIEGDNSAEVWGE, from the coding sequence ATGGATATCGGGACAGTTCGGCCTGTCAACATCAACGAGGAGATGCGCGGGAGCTACCTGGATTACGCGATGAGCGTAATCATCGCCCGCGCGTTGCCGGATGCCCGCGATGGTCTCAAGCCGGTGCATCGACGTATCCTGTACGCTATGTATGATATGGGTCTTGGCCCCGGGACCAAGTACCGCAAGAGCGCCCGCATTGTGGGCGATGTGCTGGGCAAGTACCATCCACACGGCGACGCTGCCGTCTATGACGCGATGGCCCGCATGGCTCAGGATTTCTCCATGCGTTATGTGCTGGTTGACGGCCAGGGCAACTTCGGCAGTGTGGATGGCGACAGCCCGGCAGCCATGCGTTACACCGAGGCGCGGCTGGCGCCGATAGCAGCGGAACTACTGCAGGACATCGATATGAACACCGTCGATTTCGTCGATAATTTCGACGGGACGGTGCAGGAGCCAACCGTGTTGCCAGCCAAGCTCCCGAATTTGCTGCTCAACGGGGCCAGCGGTATCGCGGTAGGCATGGCGACGAACATCCCTCCGCATAACCTGCGCGAACTGGCCGCAGCCATCGTCTACCTGATCGATCATTACGACCAATACGAGGACATCAGCGTCGATGAGTTGCTGCAGTTCCTGCCCGGCCCGGACTTCCCGACCGGGGCACTGATCGTCGGGGGCGAGGGCCTCAAGCAGGCTTACGCCACCGGGCGTGGCCGGATCATCATGCGCGCTGCCGCCACAATCGAGGAGATGCGCGGCGGGCGCTACCGCATTGTGATCACGGAAATCCCGTACCAGATCAGCAAGACGACGTTGATCGAGCGCATCGCGGAGATGGCCCGCGCCGGGCGGCTGGACATGATCACCGACCTGCGCGACGAATCCGACCGGCGCGGCCTGCGCATCGTAATCGAGTTGCGCCGCGATGCTCAGCCGCGCAAAGTGCTCAATCGCCTGTACAAATACACCGCGCTGCAATCCACGTTTGGCGTGCAAATGCTGGCCCTGGTCGATGGCGAGCCACGCCTGATCAATCTCAAGCGTGCTTTGCAGATTTACATTGAACACCGCCGGGAGGTCATCCGGCGTCGATCTGAGTTCGAGCTGGAACGGGCCAGGGCGCGGGCGCATATCCTGGAGGGGCTGCTAAAGGCGCTGGCCTCACTGGATGACATCATCGAGACGATCCGGCGGGCCGATGACGCTGATAATGCCCTGCAGGCTTTGATGAACCGCTTCAGCCTGACTGAGCTGCAGAGCCGGGCCATCCTGGATATGCAGCTTCGCCGTCTGGCGGCGCTGGAGCGCCAGAAGATCGAGGATGAATACCGCCAGGTCCGCGAGCGGATTACCTACCTGGAAGATCTGCTGCAAAGTCCGCACAAGATGCTGGGGCTGATAAAAGAAGATGTGATCGCCCTGGCCGAGAAATATGGGGATGACCGCCGCACGCATATCGTCCACGGGATTGGCACCGACTTTGAGGAATCCGACCTGATCGCGGACGAGGAGGTGCTGATCAGCCTCACACATCAGGGCTATATCAAACGGGTTCCGGCGGCGGCTTACCGTCGCCAGACACGCGGCGGTAAGGGCGCCAGCGGCATGGCCACGCGCGAGGAAGATGTGCTGGTGCATCTGCTGGCGGCGGGGAGCCTGGACAACATCCTGTTCTTCACCGATCGCGGTAAGGTGTACTCCGAGAAAGCTTATGAGATTCCGGGGACTGACCGCGCCGGACGCGGCACGCTGGTCCAGGCGGTCCTGAGCCTGGAGCCGGGTGAGCGGATCACGGCGATGGCTGCTGTGCCGTCATTTGAGGAGCGCGGCTATTTCACCATGTGCACGCGCTATGGCCGTGTCAAGCGGGTGCGCCTGCAGGATTTCGCTGCGGTGCGCTCCAATGGCCTGATCGCCATGTCGCTGATCGGCGACGATACGCTGGGCTGGGTGCGGATGAGCACGGGCGACCAGGACGTGATCATCGTGACCGAAGACGGCATGGCTATTCGCTTCCCGGAGCGCGAGGTGCGGGTGATGGGGCGTCCGGCCAGCGGCGTCAACGGTATCCGGCTGCGCGAGGGGGATCGCGTTGCCGGCATGGACGTGATCGAGGCGGGCGATTCTGACCTGCTGATCGTGACTCAGCAGGCCTTTGGCAAGCGCACAGGGCTGGAAGAGTATCACCCACAGGGGCGCTTTGGCTATGGCGTGCGGACACTGGCCCGCAACCAGCGGACCGGCCCGATCGTTGACGCGCGGGCGATCAACGCCGAGGACGACATCGCCCTGATCACAACCGGTGGAATGACTCTGCGTGCCTCGCTGGATTCGATCCGCCGCACCGGGCGGATGACCCAGGGGGTGCACCTGATGGACCTGCGCGATGGCGATACGGTAGCTTCCATTGCCATCGTGGAAAAGCGGCGTCAGACCAAGCGCGATGCCGAAAACAGACTGCCAGATTCGCTGGCTGCGACGCTTGACGAACAGGATGAATCGGACGAAGCTGACATTGAGGGGGACAATTCCGCCGAGGTCTGGGGCGAGTAA
- a CDS encoding penicillin acylase family protein → MRPRTLFFASLTALLLTLVFTAGSLIAYNATRMLPEHDGLAYLSGLHDRVTILRDEYGIPHIYASNTEDLFFAQGYVHAQDRWWQMEFQRHTGLGRLQELTGFNASALGSDLYIRTWGWNRAAAADEAFIAPETRAALEAYAAGVNAYIAGKHGGALALEYTLLGLTGVQIEIEPWSPLDTTAFAKTMAWYLGGNADEELERQEVLNRLDPELAEAYFPPYPFGRRPTIVTATDLPITPNSLTAPDRISATGSRTDEATQNIATSVAGGRAALAFLPPRGTDIGSNNWVISGSNTASGLPILANDPHLNIQMPSIWYEIGLHCRPLSTACPYDVVGFSFVGAPAVIAGHNQRIAWGVTNLNPDVQDLYIIRVNPDNPYQYEYNGEWRDMEVVTETIRIGGSYEPREDDPATERCEGIRDLPLTPDGTLEITVRITHFGPIITDNTITEDCRFVGLTEEGDPLAVRWTGLEPGDLMRAALAINRATNWEEFRQALTSWDWPAQNFVYADIDGNIGYQAPGKIPIRAADHSGLLPVPGWTDAYEWKGVIPFDLLPRILNPERGWIVTANHAVVPPEYYDQLADTLGADANYTISQDWDEGYRGQRIVEMVSGTRAHTVETVAEIQGDSHSLVAEELLPYLLALEFPDQALADAVTWLAGWNLQMDKDSPQAALFEMFWLKLSTALWEDQLGSPGGRAWAVQLLLDQPDHPWWDDVRTPAVVETRDDILIRALTEALDTMTAAWGANREAWRWGNLHTATFVNTPLGQSGIGLVEALFNAGPVAASGSSRTINNTAWSFSAPFAVRSLPSFRMIVDLADLENSRAIHTTGQSGHPLNPHYRDMIEAWRTIDYHPLRFGDEAVSAAARHRLELRPAPGAGSGSAAD, encoded by the coding sequence ATGAGACCCAGAACCCTGTTCTTTGCCAGCCTGACCGCGCTGCTGCTAACCCTCGTCTTCACAGCAGGTAGCCTGATCGCCTACAACGCCACCCGGATGCTGCCCGAACACGACGGTCTGGCCTACCTGAGCGGCCTGCACGATCGGGTGACCATCCTGCGGGACGAGTACGGCATCCCGCATATCTACGCCAGCAACACGGAAGATCTGTTCTTTGCCCAGGGCTATGTCCATGCTCAGGATCGCTGGTGGCAGATGGAATTCCAGCGTCACACCGGCCTGGGACGCCTCCAGGAATTGACCGGCTTCAACGCCAGCGCACTCGGCAGCGACCTGTACATCCGCACGTGGGGCTGGAACCGTGCCGCCGCCGCTGATGAAGCCTTCATAGCGCCGGAAACCCGCGCTGCCCTGGAGGCTTATGCGGCTGGTGTCAACGCCTATATTGCTGGCAAGCATGGCGGCGCCCTGGCCCTGGAGTACACCCTGCTCGGTTTGACCGGCGTGCAGATCGAGATCGAACCCTGGTCGCCACTGGACACCACCGCCTTTGCCAAGACCATGGCCTGGTACCTGGGCGGCAATGCCGATGAGGAACTGGAGCGTCAGGAGGTACTGAACCGGCTTGATCCAGAACTGGCTGAGGCGTACTTCCCGCCTTACCCGTTTGGCCGCCGTCCGACCATTGTTACCGCTACCGACCTGCCGATCACGCCCAATAGCCTGACGGCTCCGGACAGGATTTCTGCCACCGGTAGCCGTACGGACGAAGCCACCCAGAACATTGCCACATCTGTTGCTGGCGGCCGGGCAGCGCTGGCGTTCCTGCCTCCGCGCGGCACCGACATTGGCAGCAATAACTGGGTCATCTCCGGCAGTAACACGGCATCCGGCCTGCCCATCCTGGCCAACGATCCCCACCTGAACATCCAGATGCCGTCCATCTGGTACGAGATTGGCCTGCACTGCCGCCCGCTAAGCACAGCCTGTCCCTATGACGTGGTCGGCTTCAGCTTCGTCGGCGCTCCGGCGGTGATCGCTGGCCACAACCAGCGCATCGCCTGGGGAGTCACCAACCTCAACCCGGATGTACAGGACCTCTACATCATCCGCGTCAATCCAGATAATCCCTACCAGTACGAATACAACGGCGAATGGCGGGACATGGAGGTAGTCACAGAGACCATCCGCATCGGCGGCAGTTACGAGCCACGCGAGGACGACCCTGCCACTGAGCGTTGCGAGGGCATCCGCGACCTGCCGCTGACCCCCGATGGCACGCTGGAGATCACCGTCCGGATCACCCACTTCGGGCCGATCATCACCGACAACACGATCACCGAGGACTGCCGCTTTGTCGGCCTGACCGAGGAAGGCGATCCGCTGGCGGTGCGCTGGACAGGTTTGGAACCGGGCGACCTGATGCGTGCTGCCCTGGCGATCAATCGGGCTACCAACTGGGAAGAATTCCGCCAGGCGTTGACCAGCTGGGACTGGCCGGCGCAGAATTTCGTCTATGCTGACATTGACGGCAACATCGGCTATCAGGCGCCGGGCAAGATTCCCATCCGCGCCGCCGATCACAGCGGTCTGCTGCCGGTGCCGGGCTGGACCGACGCCTACGAGTGGAAAGGCGTCATCCCCTTTGACCTGCTGCCGCGTATTCTGAACCCGGAACGCGGCTGGATCGTGACCGCCAACCATGCCGTCGTCCCGCCGGAATACTACGACCAGTTGGCTGATACGCTGGGCGCGGACGCCAACTACACGATCAGCCAGGACTGGGATGAAGGCTACCGCGGCCAGCGGATTGTTGAAATGGTCAGCGGCACGCGTGCCCATACGGTTGAGACGGTAGCCGAGATCCAGGGGGATAGCCACAGCCTGGTCGCCGAAGAGCTTCTCCCCTATCTGCTCGCCCTGGAATTCCCCGATCAGGCTCTGGCCGACGCCGTCACCTGGCTGGCCGGGTGGAACCTGCAGATGGATAAGGATAGCCCGCAGGCGGCCCTCTTTGAGATGTTCTGGCTCAAGCTCTCCACAGCCCTGTGGGAAGATCAGCTTGGTTCGCCGGGCGGCAGGGCATGGGCTGTACAATTACTGCTGGATCAACCCGATCATCCCTGGTGGGACGACGTCAGAACGCCTGCTGTGGTCGAGACCCGCGACGACATCCTGATCCGCGCCCTGACCGAAGCGCTGGACACCATGACTGCGGCGTGGGGTGCCAACCGGGAAGCCTGGCGCTGGGGCAACCTGCACACGGCCACGTTCGTCAATACGCCACTCGGCCAGAGTGGCATCGGGCTGGTCGAGGCGCTCTTCAACGCCGGCCCGGTAGCAGCCAGCGGCAGCTCCCGCACCATCAACAACACGGCCTGGAGCTTTTCCGCGCCGTTCGCTGTGCGCAGCCTGCCTTCCTTCCGGATGATCGTCGATCTGGCTGATCTGGAAAACAGCCGGGCCATCCACACCACCGGACAGAGCGGCCATCCGCTCAACCCGCATTACCGCGACATGATCGAAGCCTGGCGCACCATCGACTATCATCCGCTGCGCTTTGGCGACGAAGCCGTCAGCGCGGCAGCCAGACACAGGCTGGAACTCCGCCCGGCCCCCGGGGCGGGCAGTGGATCCGCTGCAGACTGA
- a CDS encoding CHAD domain-containing protein, with protein MPSHAVLSLTPEEQAALQAALASASPALQRRARIIALSAEGASVASIVAAVGLSERQVRRWQKRFQERRAAIFAAPEAGEKTAPEPRRAKQRRKDSSSGQSPDAEQPRLPLRLDKKPGISQDDPMSETGRKVLYFHFERMLLHEPGSRLGEDIEAVHDMRVATRRMRSALRVFAPYFRPGAIRPFQRALRDTARALGAVRDMDVFIDRLQRYRASLPPEADDSLSPLLDYCATERETARARLIDHLNSPAFAGFVEAFAAFLTTPGAGARPIDPETPVAHQTGHLAPRLIYTRYEAVRAYEPVLACATIDTLHALRIEFKRLRYTLEFFEEILGSEVALVIDEVKAMQDHLGDLNDAQVAGLYLQNFIAQHEKAQAALPISERRSIEQVVNYLAYQFAEKHRLMSLFPAAWERFNRVEVRQALALAVAVL; from the coding sequence ATGCCATCGCATGCCGTTCTCTCCCTGACCCCCGAAGAACAGGCCGCCCTGCAAGCGGCGCTGGCCAGTGCTTCGCCTGCCCTGCAACGCCGGGCGCGGATCATCGCCCTCAGCGCAGAGGGCGCATCCGTCGCCAGTATTGTGGCGGCCGTCGGCCTCTCGGAGCGCCAGGTGCGGCGCTGGCAAAAGCGCTTTCAGGAGCGCCGTGCAGCGATCTTCGCCGCCCCGGAAGCCGGCGAAAAGACCGCCCCGGAACCACGCCGCGCCAAGCAACGCCGGAAAGACTCATCCTCCGGCCAGTCTCCGGACGCAGAGCAACCGCGTCTGCCGCTACGGCTGGACAAGAAGCCCGGCATCAGCCAGGATGATCCGATGAGCGAGACCGGGCGTAAGGTGCTGTACTTCCACTTCGAGCGCATGTTGCTCCACGAACCGGGTAGCCGGCTGGGCGAGGATATCGAGGCTGTTCACGACATGCGCGTCGCTACCCGGCGCATGCGCAGCGCCCTGCGCGTATTTGCGCCCTACTTCCGCCCCGGCGCGATCCGCCCCTTCCAGCGCGCCCTGCGCGATACCGCCCGCGCCCTGGGCGCCGTGCGCGACATGGATGTATTCATCGACCGCCTGCAGCGTTACCGGGCGAGCCTGCCCCCCGAAGCCGACGACAGTCTATCCCCGCTGCTGGACTATTGCGCCACCGAACGGGAGACTGCCCGCGCCCGCCTGATCGATCATCTCAACAGCCCGGCCTTTGCGGGCTTTGTGGAAGCCTTCGCTGCCTTCCTGACCACGCCCGGAGCCGGAGCCAGACCGATCGACCCAGAGACCCCTGTCGCTCACCAGACCGGACATCTCGCGCCACGCCTGATCTACACCCGCTATGAGGCCGTCCGCGCCTATGAACCGGTGCTGGCCTGCGCCACGATCGACACCTTGCATGCCCTGCGCATCGAATTCAAACGCTTGCGCTATACCCTGGAATTCTTCGAGGAAATTCTGGGGTCAGAAGTCGCGCTGGTGATCGACGAGGTCAAGGCCATGCAGGATCACCTGGGTGACCTCAACGATGCGCAAGTAGCCGGACTCTACTTGCAAAACTTCATCGCCCAACACGAAAAAGCACAGGCTGCACTGCCCATCAGCGAGCGGCGCAGTATCGAGCAGGTTGTCAACTACCTGGCCTATCAGTTCGCGGAAAAACACCGCCTGATGAGTTTGTTTCCGGCAGCTTGGGAACGCTTCAACCGTGTGGAGGTGCGTCAGGCCCTCGCTCTGGCTGTTGCTGTTCTCTGA
- a CDS encoding biotin--[acetyl-CoA-carboxylase] ligase, giving the protein MSRDWLPDLGGRPYRYFAQVSSTQDIARAWALEGAANGAIVIADEQTAGRGRLGRTWLAAPGSSLLLSVILRPALPPEELGRVTLLGAVALAEALAGLGVLPGIKWPNDLQLAGRKVAGILAEAVWSGDALRAVVLGIGVNVQRDALPPAALEAYRATTVEAALGRHCPRGALLGDLLAHLDAWMPRLREPILLEAWTRYNVTLGRRVVVAAGHEQFSGVAEALDNRGALLIRLDNGSLRPLLAGEVTIVDEA; this is encoded by the coding sequence ATGAGCCGGGACTGGCTGCCTGACCTGGGCGGGCGGCCCTATCGCTATTTTGCGCAGGTGTCCAGCACTCAGGATATCGCCCGCGCCTGGGCGCTGGAAGGCGCAGCGAACGGAGCGATTGTGATCGCCGACGAACAGACGGCGGGCCGCGGGCGGCTTGGCCGCACCTGGCTGGCCGCCCCCGGTTCGTCGTTGTTGCTGTCAGTCATCCTGCGTCCGGCCCTGCCGCCGGAGGAACTGGGGCGCGTCACACTGCTTGGCGCGGTGGCGCTGGCGGAGGCGCTGGCGGGGCTGGGAGTGCTGCCGGGGATCAAATGGCCTAACGACCTGCAGCTTGCCGGGCGCAAGGTTGCCGGTATCCTGGCGGAAGCAGTCTGGTCGGGCGATGCGCTGAGGGCGGTGGTGCTGGGCATTGGCGTCAATGTGCAGCGGGATGCGCTTCCCCCGGCGGCGCTGGAGGCGTACCGGGCGACAACGGTCGAGGCGGCACTGGGGCGTCATTGCCCGCGCGGGGCGTTACTGGGCGATCTGCTGGCGCACCTTGATGCCTGGATGCCACGGCTGCGCGAACCGATCTTGCTGGAAGCGTGGACACGGTACAACGTCACGCTGGGCCGGCGGGTGGTCGTTGCCGCCGGTCATGAGCAGTTCAGCGGCGTGGCAGAGGCGCTGGATAACCGGGGCGCGTTGCTGATACGGTTGGATAATGGATCGCTGCGGCCATTGCTGGCCGGTGAAGTGACGATTGTGGATGAAGCGTAG
- a CDS encoding tetratricopeptide repeat protein produces MPTHRSVVILLALILMVAFAPQPVAAQSSNGAAPLILVAVPGKDGEQLAGRLGAAFRLLGTAGSARHYSGPVTSIDAALRAGRYFDATVIVWVAPDAPTDLRTTVRGWAFIPAPSITGRLPLAGPDARPLVAAIHTIVGQALAVRGRCLPALSSLHRAIDLAPRRWPGLVEARYYRGMCYAQAGDLPHALEDLDTARSSAAAPWYVHHAAAWVNADLGQYAAALAAADEAIASLPDNPDLLADRAYFHRQMGNNTAALADLDRAVARQPESIPFRLSRAEVLTTLGRYRAALADVEAGLALNPPDRAPLLFQRGLLHLYLNRPAAAVDDLRAYTTLRPEDPSGWVNLGQAHERSGETFSAIQAYETALSVAPEATYLYSTLARLYYEAAGALPAGSLEAERYLELAELAATAALNAYSQDAAALLYRALARLARGENTLALEDLSAGIDIAPDLDGLRFNRAVLYARLGEAALDRAERERLLRAALEDYAVLLRLDFPAYSYLLPTIGALYVDLGAYEEAIEHFAAYDELYPAARPDQPEALARARAYDGVGRYTDAAAAYTRALEGDSPALVCQARLALGILTGRRLGRPADAAELLRRYLADGCTRNPVTRAALEALLNSWQGAESD; encoded by the coding sequence ATGCCAACCCACCGCTCCGTTGTCATCTTGCTGGCGTTGATCCTGATGGTGGCCTTTGCGCCGCAGCCGGTCGCGGCCCAATCCAGCAATGGCGCCGCCCCCCTGATTCTGGTCGCTGTGCCCGGCAAAGATGGCGAGCAGCTGGCCGGACGGCTGGGCGCGGCCTTTCGCCTGCTGGGAACCGCTGGCTCTGCCCGCCACTATAGCGGCCCGGTGACCAGCATTGACGCCGCACTGCGCGCCGGGCGCTACTTCGACGCGACCGTCATCGTCTGGGTTGCGCCGGATGCGCCCACCGATCTACGGACAACCGTCCGGGGCTGGGCGTTCATTCCCGCGCCGTCGATCACAGGGCGGTTACCGCTGGCTGGGCCAGATGCCCGCCCCCTGGTCGCGGCCATCCACACGATTGTCGGGCAGGCGCTGGCGGTACGTGGCCGGTGCCTCCCGGCGCTCAGCAGCCTGCACCGCGCCATCGACCTGGCTCCTCGCCGCTGGCCAGGCCTGGTCGAAGCCCGCTACTACCGGGGCATGTGCTACGCTCAGGCAGGCGACCTGCCACACGCCCTCGAAGACCTGGACACCGCCCGAAGCAGTGCCGCGGCGCCCTGGTACGTCCACCACGCCGCCGCCTGGGTCAACGCCGACCTGGGGCAGTACGCCGCTGCCCTGGCCGCCGCAGATGAAGCCATCGCCAGCCTTCCGGATAACCCCGATCTGCTGGCCGACCGCGCCTACTTCCACCGGCAGATGGGCAATAACACCGCCGCGCTGGCCGATCTCGATCGGGCGGTTGCCCGGCAACCGGAAAGCATCCCGTTCCGGCTAAGCCGCGCCGAAGTCCTGACCACGCTTGGCCGCTACCGGGCGGCGCTGGCGGATGTGGAAGCCGGGCTGGCACTGAACCCGCCGGATCGCGCGCCGCTCCTGTTCCAGCGCGGCCTGCTCCACCTGTACCTGAATCGTCCTGCCGCCGCCGTGGATGACCTGCGGGCGTATACAACGCTCCGCCCGGAAGACCCGTCCGGTTGGGTCAATCTCGGCCAGGCTCACGAACGCAGCGGGGAAACCTTCAGCGCCATCCAGGCCTATGAGACGGCGCTCAGCGTCGCCCCGGAGGCCACGTATCTGTACAGCACCCTGGCGCGGCTGTACTACGAAGCAGCGGGCGCGTTGCCCGCCGGATCGCTGGAAGCTGAACGATACCTGGAACTGGCTGAACTGGCCGCCACCGCCGCCCTGAACGCCTACAGCCAGGATGCCGCCGCCCTGCTCTATCGGGCGCTTGCCCGGCTGGCACGCGGCGAGAATACCCTGGCCCTGGAAGACCTCAGCGCCGGGATCGACATCGCCCCGGACCTCGATGGCCTGCGCTTCAACCGTGCTGTCCTTTACGCCCGGCTGGGCGAAGCTGCACTGGATCGTGCTGAACGCGAGCGTCTGCTCCGCGCCGCTCTGGAAGACTACGCCGTCCTGCTACGTCTGGACTTCCCGGCTTACAGCTACCTGCTGCCGACCATCGGCGCACTGTATGTTGATCTCGGCGCGTATGAAGAGGCTATCGAGCACTTCGCCGCTTACGACGAGTTGTATCCTGCCGCCCGGCCTGACCAGCCAGAAGCGCTGGCCCGCGCCCGCGCCTACGATGGTGTGGGTCGCTACACCGACGCCGCCGCAGCCTACACTCGCGCCCTCGAAGGCGACTCGCCAGCGCTGGTCTGCCAGGCCCGGCTGGCGCTGGGCATCCTCACGGGTCGCCGCCTGGGCCGCCCGGCTGACGCTGCCGAACTCCTCAGACGCTACCTGGCTGATGGCTGTACGCGCAATCCGGTCACGCGGGCCGCCCTGGAAGCGCTCCTCAACAGCTGGCAAGGCGCAGAAAGCGACTGA
- a CDS encoding HIT domain-containing protein yields the protein MDHLWTPWRMAYLRGESDKPDGCIFCHKIGADDDAEFVVFRSEHVYVTLNRFPYNNGHLLIVPYAHIGEFTALPLETLTDLMRTTQEAIVALRTVYNPAAFNVGLNLGAAAGAGVAEHLHLHIVPRWPGDASYLSVIAGTRVIPDLLEDTYRSLRAAWPARGVDSSGANAG from the coding sequence ATGGATCACCTCTGGACACCCTGGCGCATGGCTTACCTGCGCGGCGAATCCGACAAACCGGACGGGTGCATCTTCTGCCACAAAATCGGCGCTGACGATGACGCTGAGTTCGTCGTCTTCCGCTCAGAGCATGTCTACGTCACGCTTAACCGGTTTCCCTACAACAACGGACACCTGCTGATCGTGCCATATGCGCACATCGGGGAATTCACCGCCCTGCCGCTGGAGACCCTGACCGACCTCATGCGCACCACGCAGGAAGCGATCGTTGCCCTGCGAACGGTGTATAACCCTGCTGCGTTCAATGTCGGCCTGAACCTCGGCGCAGCCGCCGGGGCCGGCGTAGCTGAGCACCTCCACCTGCATATCGTCCCGCGCTGGCCGGGCGACGCCAGCTACCTGAGCGTCATCGCTGGCACGCGGGTCATCCCTGACCTGCTGGAAGATACCTACCGCAGCCTGCGAGCTGCCTGGCCCGCGCGCGGGGTGGATTCCAGTGGGGCTAATGCAGGTTAG